TCCTCGGGCCGTCGGGCAGCGGCAAGACCACGCTGCTGCGGGTCATCTGCGGATTCGAGCGGGCGCAGGCCGGGTCCGTCTCGATCGACGACGAGATCGTGGACGACGCCACGCACTTCGTCGCCCCCGAGCGGCGCCGGATCGGCTACGTCCCGCAGGAAGGCAACCTGTTCCCACATCTCACCGTCGCCGGCAACGTGCGGTTCGGCCTGGACCGAACGCCCGAGTCCAAGCAACGGGTCCGCGAGCTGCTCGAGATGATCGGGCTTGCCGACCGCGCCCGCAGCTTCCCGCACCAGCTCTCGGGAGGGCAGCAGCAGCGAGTTGCCCTCGCCCGAGCGCTAGCGGTCCGGCCGCGGCTGGTGCTGCTCGACGAGCCGTTCGCCTCCCTCGACCTCTCGCTGCGGGCCAGCGTGCGGACCGACGTGCTGGCGATCCTTCGCACGGCCGGCGCGACCGCATTGCTCGTCACTCACGACCAGGACGAGGCGCTGTCGATGTCTGATCGCGTCGCGGTCATCCGCGACGGGGTGATCGCCCAGCTCGACAGCCCTCGCGCGGTCTACAACCGGCCCGCGGATGCCGATCTCGCGCATTTCATCGGCGAGGTCAACCTGCTGGCCGGACGGTACGACGGCGAGCGCCACGTCATCACCGCACTCGGCCGGCTCGAGCTGACCACCGGCTCCCAGCCCGCCGACGCGGGCAGCGCAGCGACGGTCATGGTGCGTCCGGAACAGATCCTGCTCTCGGCCGCCGCCGATCGGCCAGATGCGTGCGAGGTCGTCGACCACGAGTTCTACGGGCACGACGCGATCGTCCGGCTCAAGCCGCGCGCGGCCGCGACGCCGATCCTCGTCGTCCGCGTGCGCGGCGGCTCCGACTGGTCGCGTGGCGCACTCGCCTCCGTGGCCGTGGACGGCCCGGTGGTCGCGTGGGCGGATCAGGCCTCCGGCTCGTCCGTCCAGCCGTAGCGCGCGGCGCGGTCCGCGAGCGGGCCCGGATCGACCTCCCACCAGGGTCGGTTGGGCGGCGTCTCCCCCGGCGCGGTTTCGGCTTGCTGGCGAAGGTCCTCGACGTCGAGAGCAAGGTCGAGGTCCTCGGCCTGGCGTGCGTCCTCACGGATCCACGCTCGGAACAGGATCGCGATGAACGGCACCGCAACCACCTCCGCGACGGTCAGCATCAACCCGCCCGCGATGGTCTGGTCCCAGCTGCGACTGGGACCCCAGCTGCGTGCAACCGTCCCGTAGTAACCGCCCGCGACCAGCGTGCTGCTGGTCATCACCGCGATGCCGGGGATCGCGTCGAGCAGCCCATCGATGCCGGCGAACATCATTCGTAGCGGCTGAGTGCACCATGCCGGCAGCACTTCGACACCGAGCAACGGCAGCACGAACAGGCATCCGGTGACGACCAGCTGAAGCTCGAGCAGGTGCAGCACCCAGCCGTGCCGTTGGGCTGCACCGAGGTAGCCGGTGAAGAACACGACGAACTGGGTCGCCACCGCGAGCAGCGGCGCGATCGCCGGAAAGGTGAGCAGCCGGAAGACCGGGTTGGCGAGTCCGCGCCGGAAACGTGCGGCGGCCGCCGGCGCCAGCGCGGCATTCACCAACCCGAACGGATCGGCCAGTCCCAGGCCGACCGGCACGATGGTCAGCAGCAGGCTCACCTGCACAGCGGCCGGCCACATCAACACCCGCGAGTAGATCGAGAGCGACGACATCGTCGCGATCACGATCACCACCAACCCGAGCCCGACGAACCACACCGTGCGCAGCGGCGACCAGGGCACTCCGCGGCGCCGTGCCGCGCGTACCCCGGCGAGATATCCGGCGAGCAGAACGAGCACCGCCGCCGCCACCCAGCCGTCGAACCGCCAGGTCGTGAAGAACCGGCCGACCGTCAGGGGTGCGAGGGCCGTCATCGCGGGTACACCGCCCGGATCCGCCCGATCACAGGATCGCGGCGTACCGTCCGACGTTGCACAGGTTCGAGGGTAGGAGCGCGATGATCCGGCGTACCAGTGCGGTCGGCTTGGTCGCCGCCGCCGGCATCTCGGCCGTGATGATCTGCACCGCCGGGCCCGGGGTGGCCGCCGGCTTCGCCCCCGCGGCTCGGCCGGCACAAGCAACACATCGGGTGCCGCATCGCCTGCTGGTCACGAGACTCAAGGGCGTGCACAACGCCCGGCAGGTTATCTCGGTGACGACCGCACATTACGGATCCGTGCATGCGACGGTGCGGGCGTTCGAGAAGACCGCGCACGGCTGGGAGCAGGTCGCCGGTCCTTGGCCGGCATGGATCGGGCGCAACGGCTTCGCCCATCCGGGAGACAAGCGCGAGGGCGACGGCAAGGCGCCCACCGGGTCGTACCACTTCTCCTTCTTCTTCGGCGTCGACGCGGACCCCGGCGTGCACTATCCCTGGCGCCACGCGTCGCGCGCGGACTACTGGGACGACGATCCCTCAAGCCCGCGCTACAACCTGTGGGTCGACACCGCCAAGCACTCGGCGGGGCGGGACCCCGAGCCGTTGCACGTGCAGCCGTCGTACGACGACGCCGCGGTGATCGCCTACAACACCGCGCGGGTCCCCGGCAGGGGCAGCGCAATCTTCTTGCACGTCACTCATCACAGTCCGACGGCCGGCTGCGTCGCGCTGCCGAGGCCGAGGCTGTTGAGGCTGCTGCGCTGGCTCGACCCTCGCGACCACGCGCGGATCATCATGGGACGGACCGCTACCGTGACCCGGTGAGTCCGGGGAAACGCGGGCCGCTCGCCGGCATCAAGGTGGTGGAGCTGGCCGGGATCGGACCGGCGCCGTTCGCCGCGATGGTCCTGTCGGACCTCGGCGCCGAAGTGCTGCGGGTGGAGCGACCGGGTGGCGGAACGACTGCGATGCTCGGCCGCTTCGACGTCCTCGCCCGCGGCCGGCGATCGGTGGCCGTGGACCTGACGGCGCCGGGTGCGACCGACCTCGTGCTCGGACTGGTCCGGCAGGCGGACGTGCTCGTCGAAGCGTTCCGACCCGGTGTCGCCGAACGGCTCGGGCTCGGCCCGGTCGACTGTCTCGATGCCAACCCACGGCTGGTCTACGCCCGCATGACCGGTTGGGGGCAGGACGGACCGCTCGCACGGCTGGCCGGCCACGACATCGGCTACGCGTCCGTCGCCGGCGCGATCGCGATGATCGGCGAGCCGGGCCGAAAGCCAGTGCCGCCGATCAACCTGGTCGCCGACTTCGGTGGCGGCGGCATGTTCTGCGTCACCGGCATCCTGGCCGCGCTCGTCGAGCGGGCGACAAGCGGTCGCGGCCAAGTCGTCGACGTCGCGATGGTCGACGGTGTCTCCAGCCTGCTCGCGATGGCCTACAGCCAGCTGGGCGCGGGCCAGCTGCGCGAGGAGCGCGGCCGCAACCTGCTCGACGGCGGCGCTCCGTTCTACGACACGTACCGCTGCGCGGACGATGAGTACGTCGCGGTCGGCGCGCTCGAGCCACAGTTCTTCGCCGAGCTCGTGCGGATGCTCGGCCTCGACGACGTACCGCCGCAGTACGACCTGCCGCAGTGGCCGAGGATGCGCGAGCAGCTCGCAGCGGTGTTCGCGACTCGCTCCCGAGACGAGTGGGCTGAGGTCTTCGACGGGGTGGACGCATGCGTCGCGCCCGTGCTTCGGCTCGGCGAGGTTGCCGGCCACCCGCACATCGAAGCGCGGCAGACCGTCGTCACGGTTGACGGCGTGCCGCAACCAGGAGTCGCGCCTCGGTTCTCCCGAACCCCTGGCGAAGTCGGTCAACCGGCCCGTCCGCCGGGTGCCGACACGTCCGACACGCTGCGCGACTGGGGCGTCGACCCGGCCACGATCGAGACGTTGCTGGCCGCCGGGACCATCGTCCAGGCCTGACTCCTACCGCGCTAGGTGCGCCAGAGCAGCACGATGGCGCGGTCGTCGCTGGCGTTGGGAGCCGCTTCCTGCATGAGCCGCTGCGCGCCTCCGTCGAAGCCGCGCGGGATCAGCCGCTCGGCCGCGCCGAGCAGCTTGTCGATGCCGACGGCAAGGTCACGGCCCGGCACCTCCACCAAGCCGTCGGTGTAGAGCAGGAGCGCGTCGTACGGTCGGAGCTCGCCTTCGACGAAGCCGAACTCGGCGTCCGGCAGCAGCCCGAGCACGGTGCCCTGCGGCTCGACGACCTGCCACTTGCCGGTTCCACCGACGTAGTGAACCGCGGGCGGGTGTCCGGCAGTGCTCAGCCGGTAGCGGCCGGTCGTGAGCTCGACGGTCAGGTGCAGAGCGGTGGCGAAGCCTTCGCCCCATCCCTGTCGCAGCAGGTACTCGTTCGCCGACGGCAGGAAACGCGGTGGTGGCACGGCGCCGAGCAAGCCGCCCAAGGCACCCGAGAGCATCAGCGCTCGAGTGCCGGCGTCGACTCCTTTGCCGGAGACGTCGACGAGGACAAGCTCCATCGACCGCCCGCCGTCGGCGAGGGTGGCAACCAGGAAGTCACCGCCGAAGCTCGCCCCGCCCGCCGAGTGCTGCTCCACCTCGGCGTGCCAAGTGGCCGGCATCGGCGGGAGCTCGCCCTGGGAGCGGAGCCGGTCGCGAAGCTCGAAGAGCATCTGCTCGCCGCGACCGAGCGAAAGCCCGAGCCGCTGGCGATCCAACGACTGCTGGAACGCGATCCCGGCCACGATGACCACCACGACGTACGCACCGAGATGCACCTGGCTGTGGCCCACACCCAGGTTCTCCGCGATCAGTACGCCGAGCACCGCCGCGAACTCCACGACCAGCGGGCGCGGCTCGAGGAGCAGGCCGCCGAAGACGATCGGCACCACCAGCGTGAGCGCGGGGAAGGTCGCAGCCGACAGTGTGATGTCGAGGACCAAACACAACCCGGTGAGCAGCAGCAGCGCGAGCAGGGCCACCCGCTTCCCGAGCGCCGACTCCGGCGCGGCGATCATGCGCAGCCACCGCCGGGCCCGCGCGATCGGTCCCGGCGTGCCGACGTCCGGCTGCCCCATAACCTCGCGACACTAGTGGGCGCTGCCCGGGTTGCGGCAGGTCCTAACGTGGGGTTCTCACCCCAGTCGCCTACCGGCCGCCTTTCGCCTCGTCCTCGGCCCGTGGCGGGAGCTCACCGGTGGCCTCGTAGCCGGCCAGTTCCCCGAGCCGGCGAACGTGCCGCTCCGCCCCGCTGAACGGCGTGGACACGAAGATCTCGGCGTAGCGCAGCGCGGTCTGCTCGTCGTACATCCGGGCCCCGAGGCTGAGCAGGTTGGCGTCGTTGTGCTCGCGACCGAGCCGCGCGGTGTCGTCGCTGAAGGCCACCGCACAGCGCGCCCCGCTCACCTTGTTCGCGGCGATGGCCTCGCCGTTGCCCGATCCGCCGATCACGATGCCGAGGCTGCCCGGATCGGCGACCGTGCGGGTGGCGGCGAGCAGGCAGTACGGCGGGTAGTCGTCCTCGTCGTCGTAGACCTCAGGTCCGCAGTCGACCGGCTCGTGACCGAGCTCGGACAGGCGCGCGACCAGCCGGGTCTTGAGGGCGAAACCGGCGTGGTCGGAGCCGAAATAGATCCGCATGGTCGGTGAGTATGCCGCGTGCGGGCCTCAGAGCTGCAGCGACTTCGGCTGCAGGAACTCCTCGACGCCGTAGCGACCGAGCTCCCTGCCCACCCCGGAGCGCTTGTAGCCGCCGAACGGCGCGGCCGGGTTGAACGAGCCGCCGTTGATGTCGACCTGGCCGGTCCGCATCCGGCGCGCGAACGCGGTCGCCCGCTCCTGATCGGCCGACCACACCGCTCCGGCGAGACCGTAGACGGTGTCGTTGGCGATCGCGAGCGCTTCGTCCTCGTCGGAGTAGCGAAGGATCGACAGCACCGGTCCGAAGATCTCCTCCTGGGCGATCGTCATGTCCGTCGTCACGTCGGCGAAGACGGTCGGCGCGACGAAATGACCGGTCGCGTGCGGGCGCTCGCTGCCCCCCGTCACCAGTCGGGCTCCGTCGGCGACGCCCTTGTCGATGTAGCCGGTCACGCGCTCCCGCTGGGTCGCCGACACCAACGGGCCGAGCCGGGTCGAGGGGTCGGTCGGGTCGCCCGTGGTGTAACCCGACGCGATCTCCTCGGCGAGGCTCACGGCGTCGTCGTACTGAGCGTCACTGACCAGCATCCGCGTCCAGGCGGTGCAGGTCTGGCCCGAGTTCAGGAAGCAGTTGGCGATGCCGACCTTCACCGCCTTCGCAAGGTCGGCGTCCGGGAGGATCACGTTCGCACTCTTGCCGCCGAGCTCGAGCGCCACCTTCTTGACCGTCGCCGCACCTAGCTCGGCCACGCGGGTGCCGGCGCGAGTCGAACCGGTGAACGACACCATGTCGACGTCGGGATGCGCGGCAATCGCCTCGCCGACTGTCGGGCCGTAACCGGGGACGAGGTTCGCAACTCCGGCTGGAAGGCCGACCTCGTGGATCGCGTCGAAGAACAGATAGGAGCACAGCGGCGCGATCTCGCTGGGCTTGAGTACGACGGTGCAGCCGGCTGCCAGGGCGTAGGCAACCTTGGCCGTCACCTGATGAAGCGGGTAGTTCCACGGCGTGATCGCACCGACCACCCCGATCGGCTCGTGAACGACCGTGGAGTTTCCGATCTGCTCGGTCCAGGTGACCGTGCTCGCGAGGCTCGCCGCCGTTGCAACGTCGGCGAGCGGGAGCCCCGCTTGTACCGCGGTCGCGAGCTTCAGGGGCGCACCCATCTCGGCAAGGATGGTGTGCGCGATCTCCTCCTGGCGCGCGGCGAGCGCGTCGTGCAACCGCGACAGGTACTTGCCGCGCTCCTCGGGACTGGTCTGTGCCCAGCCGTCGAAGGCAGCCCGCGCGGAACGGACGGCGCGATCGACATCGTCCGTCGTGCCGGACGGCACATGCCCGATGACCTGCTCCGTAGCGGGGTTCTCGACGTCGATCAGCTCCGAGCCCGATGAAGATGCCCACTGCCCGCCGATATAGATCGAGTCACGGTCGTGACTTACGGCATCACCCATGCGCCGAGACTATGCCCGCGCCGAAGACCGAGCGGCCCGACGTCGTCAGGACTGCGGACCCGTTGCACGCCCCGCGTCCTCGTCGACGAGGTGCACGATGTCCTCGAGGTCCATCGAGCCGCTGCGCGTCTCGGCCCGGTTGCGCATCCGCCGGCCGAGGATCGCCGTACCGGTCGGAAGAACCACCAGCCCGACGCCGAGCCCGATCGCGATCTTCGATCGCCATGACTGCGGCCGGCTGAACACGTGCCCCTTCGGTCCGGCGCAGACCTCACCGGGCGGCCACCACTGCCAGCTGGCGATGCCGTAGTGCTTGGGGTGGTTCGGGATCGGGCATGCCGTGGCGGAGTTCAGGTTCGCCGAGTCATGGGCGGCCGCGACGCCGAGGATCGCGGCTCCCCCGACCCACACCAGCCAGCCCACGGCAAGCGCCGCGATTGCCGCCTTCACCCGCGAAGTACATCACCGCGTTCGAATCGCTGTACACGGAACGACGATCAAGGTGCGGCGCTTGCGTCGGTCGCGGATCAGTCGAAGCTGGGTCGCGCGTCCCGACTGCGCTTGAGCTCGTAGAAGCCCGGCACGCTCATCACCTGCTCGACGCCGTCCCAGAGCCGGCCGGCCTGCTCACCGCGCGGGATCGGCGTCACGACCGGGCCGAAGATCGCGTTGCCGTCGATGTGGATGACCGGTGTGCCGACGTCGTCGCCGACCGGGTCCATCCCCTCGTGATGGGACTTGGCCAGCGCCTCGTCGTACGACGGGTCGTCCATGGCGTCCACCAGATCGGCCGGTAGCCCGGCATCCGCGATCGCGGCCTCGATGGTCGCGCGTTCGTTCGGGAGCTTCTCGTGATGGAACCGCACGCCGAGCGCGGTATAGAGCGGGAGCAGGGAGTCCGCGCCGTGCGCCTGCTCCGCTGCCATGCAGACCCGGACCGGACCCCAGGCCTGCTGCATGCGCTTGCGGTAGTCCTCGGAAATGTCCTTGTCCTCGTTGAGGATCGCGAGGCTCATCACATGCCAACGAGTGTTGACGTCGCGTACCTGCTCGACCTCGAGCATCCATCGCGAGGTGATCCACGCCCACGGACACAGCGGGTCGAACCAGAAGTCCACGTTAGTTGTCATCGCAACAAGTCTAGGCCGGTGCGCTCGCCATGACAGACTCGGGGTCGTGTCTGTCGAGAACCTGACCCGCGACGAAGCCCGCGAGCGCGCCCGGATCCTGCGCGTCGACTCCTATGACGTCCACCTCGACCTGGCGATGGCGGTCGACGAGCCGAGCATTTTCCGCTCGGTGTCGACGATCCGCTTCGGCTGTGCCGAGCCGGGCGCGGAGACCCACCTGGACATCACCGCCGATCGGATCATCTCGGCGACCCTGAACGGCGAAGAGCTCGACTTCGATGCGGCGTTCACGGGGCAGCGGCTCGCGCTGCCCCCGCTCGCCACGGACAACGAGCTCAAGGTCGTGGCGAACTGCGTCTTCTCCCGCACCGGCGAGGGCCTGCACCGGTTCGTGGACCCGGTCGACAAGGAGGTCTACCTCTACTCGCAGTTCGAGACCTTCGACGCGCACCGGATGTTCGCCTGCTTCGACCAGCCGGACCTGAAGGCCACCTTCGCGTTCACCGTCGACGCGCCCGAGGCCTGGCTGGTGCTGTCGAACATGCCGAGCCGGCAGGACGGCGAACGCCGGGTGTTCGAGCGCACGCCACGCCAGTCGACGTACATCACCGCGATCGTGGCCGGGGCTTACGCCGGCGTCGAGGACAGCCACGACGGGATCCCCCTCGGGGTCTACTGCCGCAAGTCGCTGGTCCAGCATCTCGACGCCGACGACATCATCGAGGTGACCAAGCAGGGCTTCGACGCCTTTCACGCGTCGTTCCGCTACCGCTACCCGTGGCCCAAGTACGACCAGATCTTCGTTCCCGAGTTCAACATGGGCGCGATGGAGAACGCCGGTTGCGTCACGCTCACCGAGGACTACGTGTTCCGGTCCCGTACGACGGACGCCGCCTACGAGCGGCGGGCGATCACGATCCTGCACGAGATGGCGCACATGTGGTTCGGCGACCTCGTGACCATGCGCTGGTGGGACGACCTATGGCTGAACGAGTCGTTCGCGGAGTTCGTGTCGACCCAAGCCACCTCGGAGTCGACCAGATGGCCCGATGCGTGGACCACGTTCTGCACGATCGAGAAGATGTGGGCCTACCGTCAGGATCAGCTGCCGACGACGCACCCGATCGCGGCCGACATCGTCGACATCGAAGCAGTGACGACCAACTTCGACGGGATCACCTACGCCAAAGGTGCTTCGGTGCTGAAGCAGCTCGCGCACTGGGTCGGCCACGAGGCGTTCTACTCGGCCACCCGCGCCTACTTCGGCAAGCACGAGTACTCGAACACCACGCTGCAGGACCTGCTCGACGACCTGACCGACGCGAGCGGCCGGGACCTGTCGACCTGGTCGAAGGACTGGTTGCAGACCGCGGGCGTCAACACGCTGCGACCGCAGTTCGACGTCGACGACGACGGGCGGTTCAGCGCGTTCGCCGTACTGCAGGAGGCGCCGGAGGACTACCCGACGCTGCGCTCGCACCGGATGCGGATCGGCCTGTACAACCGCGACGGCGACGGCTTGGAGCGCACCGAGCAGGTCGAGGTCGACCTGACCGGTGCGAGCACTGACGTCCCCGACCTGGTCGGAGTACGCCGGCCCGACATGGTGCTGCTCAACGACGACGACTTGACCTACGCCAAGATCCGTCTCGACGAGGCGTCCTGGCAGACCCTGGTCAGCTCCATCGGGGAGTTCCGCAACCCGCTGGCGCGGACGCTGTGCTGGAGCGCGGCCTGGGACATGACCCGCGACGCCGAGGTGACGGCGAGCGACTATCTCGAGCTGATCCTCGCCGGCATCGAGCTCGAGACGGAAATCGGCACGGTGCAGTCGCTGCTGCGCCTCGCCGCCCAGGCGATCGACCCGTTCGGCGACCCGAGTCTTCGCGAGCAGCGCCGGGTTCGACTTGCCGACCGCGCCTTCGGGTTGCTCGATGCCAGCGAACCGGGCAGCGACCTCCAGCTCGCGTTCACCCGCGCGGCGGCCGCGAACGCGGCCACTGCCGCCCACCTGGACCGCATCCAGGCCCTCTTGGACGGTCGCGAGACGGTCCCGGGTCTCGCCATCGACACCGAGCTGCGCTGGGTGTTGCTGCACCCGCTCGTCGCCAGCGGCCGTGCGGGCGACGAGGAGATCGACGCCGAGCGCGATCGGGACGACACGGCCGCCGGGCACCGGCACTGGCTCACCCTGCGCGCGCTACGACCCACTCCCGAAGCGAAGGCCGAGGCCTGGCGGCTGGCCGTCGAGCAGGACGAGCTGCCGAACGCCGACCAGAACGCGATCGTGGCCGGCTTCCAGCACTACCGCCAGCGGGAGCTGCTCGCGCCGTACATCGAGAAGTACTTCGACGCGATCGGCGAGCTCTACCGCACCCGCTCGGCTGAGATGGCGCAGGACCTGATCACCGGGCTGTACCCCTACGTCGCCACCGGGCAGGCAACCGTGGACCGGACCGACGCCTACCTGAGGCAGGAGCAGCCCGGCCCGGCCCTGCGACGAATGCTGCTCGAAGCCCGGGACGGCATGGCGCGCGCGCTTCGCGCGCAACAGCGCGACATCACCGCCACCTCCGACCGTCACTGACGTCACCCGCGATCGTCGAGGCGACCTGCTCGACCAGCCGGGCTGCGGTCAGGACGATGCCGAGCTCGCGATCGTGCAGCAACGAGGCATCGGAGAGGTTCTCGGAGCCGACGAACGCGCGCGCATCCTTCGTTCCGGCATCGATCGCGAGCAGTTTCGCATGCAGGTAGAGCGGCGTCTCGCCGTAGTGCAGCGACA
This genomic stretch from Mycobacteriales bacterium harbors:
- a CDS encoding ABC transporter ATP-binding protein; protein product: MSSLAVSGLVKGFGQKPVLTGVDLAVEAGTITSILGPSGSGKTTLLRVICGFERAQAGSVSIDDEIVDDATHFVAPERRRIGYVPQEGNLFPHLTVAGNVRFGLDRTPESKQRVRELLEMIGLADRARSFPHQLSGGQQQRVALARALAVRPRLVLLDEPFASLDLSLRASVRTDVLAILRTAGATALLVTHDQDEALSMSDRVAVIRDGVIAQLDSPRAVYNRPADADLAHFIGEVNLLAGRYDGERHVITALGRLELTTGSQPADAGSAATVMVRPEQILLSAAADRPDACEVVDHEFYGHDAIVRLKPRAAATPILVVRVRGGSDWSRGALASVAVDGPVVAWADQASGSSVQP
- a CDS encoding cytochrome c oxidase assembly protein, whose translation is MTALAPLTVGRFFTTWRFDGWVAAAVLVLLAGYLAGVRAARRRGVPWSPLRTVWFVGLGLVVIVIATMSSLSIYSRVLMWPAAVQVSLLLTIVPVGLGLADPFGLVNAALAPAAAARFRRGLANPVFRLLTFPAIAPLLAVATQFVVFFTGYLGAAQRHGWVLHLLELQLVVTGCLFVLPLLGVEVLPAWCTQPLRMMFAGIDGLLDAIPGIAVMTSSTLVAGGYYGTVARSWGPSRSWDQTIAGGLMLTVAEVVAVPFIAILFRAWIREDARQAEDLDLALDVEDLRQQAETAPGETPPNRPWWEVDPGPLADRAARYGWTDEPEA
- a CDS encoding L,D-transpeptidase family protein, which translates into the protein MIRRTSAVGLVAAAGISAVMICTAGPGVAAGFAPAARPAQATHRVPHRLLVTRLKGVHNARQVISVTTAHYGSVHATVRAFEKTAHGWEQVAGPWPAWIGRNGFAHPGDKREGDGKAPTGSYHFSFFFGVDADPGVHYPWRHASRADYWDDDPSSPRYNLWVDTAKHSAGRDPEPLHVQPSYDDAAVIAYNTARVPGRGSAIFLHVTHHSPTAGCVALPRPRLLRLLRWLDPRDHARIIMGRTATVTR
- a CDS encoding CaiB/BaiF CoA-transferase family protein, whose protein sequence is MSPGKRGPLAGIKVVELAGIGPAPFAAMVLSDLGAEVLRVERPGGGTTAMLGRFDVLARGRRSVAVDLTAPGATDLVLGLVRQADVLVEAFRPGVAERLGLGPVDCLDANPRLVYARMTGWGQDGPLARLAGHDIGYASVAGAIAMIGEPGRKPVPPINLVADFGGGGMFCVTGILAALVERATSGRGQVVDVAMVDGVSSLLAMAYSQLGAGQLREERGRNLLDGGAPFYDTYRCADDEYVAVGALEPQFFAELVRMLGLDDVPPQYDLPQWPRMREQLAAVFATRSRDEWAEVFDGVDACVAPVLRLGEVAGHPHIEARQTVVTVDGVPQPGVAPRFSRTPGEVGQPARPPGADTSDTLRDWGVDPATIETLLAAGTIVQA
- a CDS encoding PP2C family protein-serine/threonine phosphatase gives rise to the protein MGQPDVGTPGPIARARRWLRMIAAPESALGKRVALLALLLLTGLCLVLDITLSAATFPALTLVVPIVFGGLLLEPRPLVVEFAAVLGVLIAENLGVGHSQVHLGAYVVVVIVAGIAFQQSLDRQRLGLSLGRGEQMLFELRDRLRSQGELPPMPATWHAEVEQHSAGGASFGGDFLVATLADGGRSMELVLVDVSGKGVDAGTRALMLSGALGGLLGAVPPPRFLPSANEYLLRQGWGEGFATALHLTVELTTGRYRLSTAGHPPAVHYVGGTGKWQVVEPQGTVLGLLPDAEFGFVEGELRPYDALLLYTDGLVEVPGRDLAVGIDKLLGAAERLIPRGFDGGAQRLMQEAAPNASDDRAIVLLWRT
- a CDS encoding ribose-5-phosphate isomerase, whose amino-acid sequence is MRIYFGSDHAGFALKTRLVARLSELGHEPVDCGPEVYDDEDDYPPYCLLAATRTVADPGSLGIVIGGSGNGEAIAANKVSGARCAVAFSDDTARLGREHNDANLLSLGARMYDEQTALRYAEIFVSTPFSGAERHVRRLGELAGYEATGELPPRAEDEAKGGR
- a CDS encoding aldehyde dehydrogenase family protein, which produces MGDAVSHDRDSIYIGGQWASSSGSELIDVENPATEQVIGHVPSGTTDDVDRAVRSARAAFDGWAQTSPEERGKYLSRLHDALAARQEEIAHTILAEMGAPLKLATAVQAGLPLADVATAASLASTVTWTEQIGNSTVVHEPIGVVGAITPWNYPLHQVTAKVAYALAAGCTVVLKPSEIAPLCSYLFFDAIHEVGLPAGVANLVPGYGPTVGEAIAAHPDVDMVSFTGSTRAGTRVAELGAATVKKVALELGGKSANVILPDADLAKAVKVGIANCFLNSGQTCTAWTRMLVSDAQYDDAVSLAEEIASGYTTGDPTDPSTRLGPLVSATQRERVTGYIDKGVADGARLVTGGSERPHATGHFVAPTVFADVTTDMTIAQEEIFGPVLSILRYSDEDEALAIANDTVYGLAGAVWSADQERATAFARRMRTGQVDINGGSFNPAAPFGGYKRSGVGRELGRYGVEEFLQPKSLQL
- a CDS encoding DsbA family protein yields the protein MTTNVDFWFDPLCPWAWITSRWMLEVEQVRDVNTRWHVMSLAILNEDKDISEDYRKRMQQAWGPVRVCMAAEQAHGADSLLPLYTALGVRFHHEKLPNERATIEAAIADAGLPADLVDAMDDPSYDEALAKSHHEGMDPVGDDVGTPVIHIDGNAIFGPVVTPIPRGEQAGRLWDGVEQVMSVPGFYELKRSRDARPSFD
- the pepN gene encoding aminopeptidase N, producing MSVENLTRDEARERARILRVDSYDVHLDLAMAVDEPSIFRSVSTIRFGCAEPGAETHLDITADRIISATLNGEELDFDAAFTGQRLALPPLATDNELKVVANCVFSRTGEGLHRFVDPVDKEVYLYSQFETFDAHRMFACFDQPDLKATFAFTVDAPEAWLVLSNMPSRQDGERRVFERTPRQSTYITAIVAGAYAGVEDSHDGIPLGVYCRKSLVQHLDADDIIEVTKQGFDAFHASFRYRYPWPKYDQIFVPEFNMGAMENAGCVTLTEDYVFRSRTTDAAYERRAITILHEMAHMWFGDLVTMRWWDDLWLNESFAEFVSTQATSESTRWPDAWTTFCTIEKMWAYRQDQLPTTHPIAADIVDIEAVTTNFDGITYAKGASVLKQLAHWVGHEAFYSATRAYFGKHEYSNTTLQDLLDDLTDASGRDLSTWSKDWLQTAGVNTLRPQFDVDDDGRFSAFAVLQEAPEDYPTLRSHRMRIGLYNRDGDGLERTEQVEVDLTGASTDVPDLVGVRRPDMVLLNDDDLTYAKIRLDEASWQTLVSSIGEFRNPLARTLCWSAAWDMTRDAEVTASDYLELILAGIELETEIGTVQSLLRLAAQAIDPFGDPSLREQRRVRLADRAFGLLDASEPGSDLQLAFTRAAAANAATAAHLDRIQALLDGRETVPGLAIDTELRWVLLHPLVASGRAGDEEIDAERDRDDTAAGHRHWLTLRALRPTPEAKAEAWRLAVEQDELPNADQNAIVAGFQHYRQRELLAPYIEKYFDAIGELYRTRSAEMAQDLITGLYPYVATGQATVDRTDAYLRQEQPGPALRRMLLEARDGMARALRAQQRDITATSDRH